The Caenorhabditis elegans chromosome I genome includes the window tataaatgaAATCCATCCACCCATATTGGTTCAAGATTTGTTGTCTGGTATTTAtcatctttttatttttcttccaaaaggTTTGATTTgggttttctggaattttcaaagttagttTTTTGCAGGCAAAGTTTGAGAGAAGTAGTTGTTTTTGTAAATCGAGAAAAAGCGGGAAAACTTATGATTTTTGCTATGAAAATCCGCGGAATCCAGAGTCAATTGGAGCAAAATTCAACTGCAATTTATTGGATACTTTGGAGGAATTGGGTAAGTCACTTCCAACTATAAAGTTTTTAGACTGGTAAACCGGCAAAACCGGAGAGCAGCGGTGTGCCAGTTTTTGGccaccaaaatttaaaattcaaattgaaaacatttctctCTCCTGAActaatcaatatatttttaggcCTAATCAGCGAAACTGAGCGGATACCCAGCTTATCATCTATCATCAACGACGAATCAGCAGTGGTTTTCGTCTCCTCAACATCCGACGATCACCTCCACCTCAGCCTCAAATCCTACAACTCAATCCGGGAATTCTATCCACATCACAAGTACATACTACATGGCTTGAATCTGAGTGCGGCTTACATTGACAAACTTCCCAGAAATGATGAAAACTTCGAGTTTCGAGCATTCAATACTTCTACCTACCCGAAATTTGTGAGCAACTGGATGACTTATAACTTCAAGCCACTGCTGATGGCTCAAATGCTCAAAGAGTTTCCGGCGGTTTGGTGGATAGATGCTCATATTGGAGTTGTTAAGCCAAATATCATTGGGAATCTTTACGAGGAGATAAAAACCGAAAGGCTTAGCGATGATTATGCTTCGGTTATTGCAGAATCTCTAGCTCCTCATAGTAACTTTGCAGTTTTAAATCCAAGTGGGCAGTTTCAGAAGTAGATTTTACCATAGCAATAAAAGCAATTCAGAACTCTTAAAATTCTTTCCCACGAGCTCATTGGAGCTGCTGAAACAAAGGACTCAAGTGCAAGCCGGTCTCATTTTCCTAGCGCGCACCAGATATacaatgaaacttttcaaatggtCAGTGATAAATATTGTTGAAAAGGaagttgaaattaatttcaggatGGTGCTTTGTGCACTCACAGAAGACTGTATGAACCCTCCAGGATCTCAGTCGATATGCATTTTCCTTCACGATTGGAACAAGTACTACGCTGACTGCTTCAGATATGATCAGTCTATTATCAACCTGCTACTGGTCAACGATTTTACGGGTATTCATAAATATTACTCGGAAAAGTTGTCTTCCTCCTTTGTTAGAAATGATTAATTATTGATGTTGTTATTTTATGTTCTCAACTCTGATCTTGTGATTTCTTTTGTACAGGTGaaagttataattttgaacataattttgaatatttttacttttcgaAGCGCCCGACACTATTCGGGTTCTCCGCGCCGTGAGAAGGTCGACGAGGCCGGCAATGAGTCTCCTGAATCCAAGCACTATATGAAAGTTGTTCAACTATTGGGCTCAAGAGGAAGCAAAAAAGCGCGCAAGAAGTCAACCGATCCTTACGCTGCACTACAATCATAATCAAAAAAGCGAAACTGTTCACATACATTTCAGGGGTGAGTGGCATAcggttttttttccggcaaatcggcaaatcggtaaattgtagacatttccggcaaatctgatatttttaaaacggtaaatcggcaatttgccgaaaatgaaagttttgggaaaaccggcaaaccggcaactgcccggaattgaaagtttccggcaaatcggtaaaccggcaaattgccgaaatttaaaatttccggcaaatcggcaagccggcaatttgccgatctgCCAAACGGCAACTTCCACCTACTCCTGATACATTTACTGAAGTCAGCCATCTATTTTGGAAACAcacaatattcaatttttaaaaattttcctgcttattcacctgaaattttttcaaaacatttctgaatccaattaaattttgaaattcaggaTTTCAGATTGTATCTTTTACATAAGCGCGCTTTCTTCAAACTTTACCTCCCGCATATCGTATCTTGCTGGCatcttcgaaaattttcactatttcaaTTCTAAAACATGGAACACGAAGGACTACTCGGTGGCTTCAAGAATGATGAACCAAAGTCTGCAAATCGAAATTCACGATACCAAATTGTAATAGCTGTTCTGGCGTTATTGCTGATTAGCGCATGGAGTCAAATTAACAGTAAGCTatatcatttaatttttctttattgaaaaacgttcagactcaaaaatatcaacaaatgACGCATATGGTATAGGAGGGCTACTTCCTGATTTTATTTCCAATCTGTATGCTGATAAACAAGAGGATTTactttttgcctataaatcgTAAGTAAAACTTTGGACTAAGTTTTCTTTTGTGTAATAGCAACTTCAGATCCGATTGCCCCTACGAGGAGTGGAATCAGCTCACAACTACTgaactttcaagaaaaaaagaaatccatgacgaatattttagaaaaatggattttgaacattttcaccCATTTCTCTATCACACCAAACCGTCGGCCATGTCAGCATTCGCACATAAGGATCAGATCGTTGTGACCCTGACTTCAGAGAATATGATGCAGTATGTTAAGCTTTCAGTAACtctccaacaaattttttttagtgcaACAATGTATTGCCGTTATTACGATTGCCGCCGGAGGGAAATCAGCGTTCCATttaaaagtgcaatttttcacaagtCAACTGTATTTTGTGCTAGACGCCCTAATGCTAAGTATATTGCAATTTCTGCAACTGCGAATGAAATCCCTGAATATTCGATTCCAATAGTTCCAAGAATTGAGAGTAAGTAGTGTTTAGTTGTTTAAAAGTCACGAATTATGTTTCCAGAGCCACCTCACTACTTCACTGTTTGCATGGCACCTCTTTATGGGGATGAAGCAAAGTTTCTGCAAATCGTAGATTTCATTGAGTACCATAAGCTTCAAGgagcaacattttttcacatttactTGAGAAATGTTTCTGACTATGATAGAATGCTGTTAGATGAGTATGTCAAAACGGGAGACattgaaataatcaaaatgcATGATCACTTTTGGAGAGCTGATTATATGTGGCACGACGCTCAAATTAATGTATGTTCAGTAGAAACTAGTAGGTTAAAATGTTCTTTCTATACTCGAAAACAGTTAGAATTAGGCTCACtgtcaggcttaggcttagattaTTTTTGAGCTTTGGTGTGGCGGGGTTTCaagggattttcaaaaagtttcaagggattttcaaaaaaaaggaaaaaactgATCTTGAAAATGTCACAGTCCGACCATTCTTACTTTATTCAACAGTTCGTGATgtgataaaatatttagaagAATATTTGTTCCATCGGAAAAATCCTGATCGCCAAAAAAGAGATCATATCTTGTTTTACAATATCACAAATCATTCAGGATTGTCACCACcgaagcaaatatttttcaaaatggacaGCATTTATCGATATTGATGAACGATTGGAGATGAACGGTGCTCAATTCAAAACAGTAGTCGATTATTTAGAGTGAGTACAGTTTTTGAACCCGAAAATATCAAATCATACAATTTCAGTACGTTCCACACGGCGTCCATTGCGAATCTTCATTTTCGAGTGAAGTGGGTTATGAAGCATAACAATACCCCAGAGAGATATGAAAATGATAAACAGGTAACTTATCACAactgttttcagtttttatgggttttttttaaagttgaccAGTGAAATGCTGTTTCACAAATACCAAAACCTTTCCCGGATCGGCAAGGTTTGGCAACAGCCAAAGTGCATTATTCGCCCGGAAAATGTTGCATTTATGACAATTCACCAACCATTGACAATGTACAAAGGAGAAAAAGACACGATTGTTGATGAAAACATTGGGTTTATTAGGTATTTTCTTTGCACTTTCAACACTTTACACAAACTTTGTAGGCACTATCGAAATATACAACAAAGAGTTTTTCGGGAATCTCCTGATGGAATGGTGAATGCAATGATGTCTCATGGTCCATACAGCATTCAACCTATAGATCAGTggattgagaaaaatttgacggAAAATATATTGAGCCGAGTCAAACTAGTCTACGATATTGTCGATGTGACGTGTgatcagaaaaagaaaatgtatgATGTTGAACAAGTGACTGCACCATGTACAATTGGAAAACAGGACTTGTTCACGAAACAATAAGTCAATATTGTTaataattattcaattaataaaaattaaaaaggtttaaattttcacattctgtaattcaaaattagtgatttttccATAACTACATGTTTGTAGGATGATCTCGCACCTGGCTTTTCCGATTTCCTTGTCCTCCTCGCAGGACCTGAAGGACTCCAGGAATTGCGCACGAGACGAGatgttccgaaaaaatttccaatgcGAATCTCACGAGATAAAGCGTATCGCTTCAGAAAATCAAAGTCGATTCCGTCCTCCTCCGTTTCATTTTGGAATAAAGAGCCCCGCAGATAATTTAAAACGAATTTCGTAGTTCTTTGCTTTATACggattaaaatcaaataaatgaaataaaatcagaaatcattaaaatacTTTGCCAGGCACTCCTCGTCCTGAACATTCACAAAGAACATTCGATGAACGCCAGCAGCATCGGTAAGCATTGTTTTCATGAATACATACTTCTGCTCTTTTAGCACTCTGAATATAAAATCATGGAACGCCTGAGCTTGTGTCGGTGCAAATTTCGAATGAATTTCGATATTGAATTGACAAATTTGAACGTCGCGATGGAATTTGTCGAGGAATTCAAACTCCCCGCCTTCAATGTCTATCCAAGCAAAgtcgattttctgaaagcactggtttttgttgtaaaaGGTTTCAGATAACATTGTACCTTTAACTTTAAGATGTCgtgcaaaaaatacaaaaatggaATTGTAGTAACATCCTGGTAAACGTATTCTCTTGTTTTTTGATTCTGGTTCGGGAGGACTCGGAATTTCGTGAATCCCGGCTCTTTTCCAATAGCAAATGGGAAGAACTTTCCGAAAGCCGAGTACAGCTGTCGATTCGGTTCATAAATTGGGTCGGCTCCGTAGAACGTTGTGTTGGGAAGTGTTCTGCTGAGCAGTTCCTCTGCAATAGTGTCATGACC containing:
- the T15D6.11 gene encoding Methyltransferase FkbM domain-containing protein (Confirmed by transcript evidence) — translated: MKLYMVSSCIVFGFVLYTFAPRFHTKIVWDTLDGEGYQFKETTHKLDPRFNQLAMLPACNNLKLQKNVLSMMRVVKKEFLACIKPIVAQWKGRPNEMNLEWVEKTVVCDNLQVFKNFEVEQFNNQHETKWTILPKCKEENILVTLGVGHDTIAEELLSRTLPNTTFYGADPIYEPNRQLYSAFGKFFPFAIGKEPGFTKFRVLPNQNQKTREYVYQDVTTIPFLYFLHDILKLKKIDFAWIDIEGGEFEFLDKFHRDVQICQFNIEIHSKFAPTQAQAFHDFIFRVLKEQKYVFMKTMLTDAAGVHRMFFVNVQDEECLAKYFNDF
- the T15D6.9 gene encoding Nucleotid_trans domain-containing protein (Predicted), encoding MKSIHPYWFKICCLVFIIFLFFFQKAKFERSSCFCKSRKSGKTYDFCYENPRNPESIGAKFNCNLLDTLEELGLISETERIPSLSSIINDESAVVFVSSTSDDHLHLSLKSYNSIREFYPHHKYILHGLNLSAAYIDKLPRNDENFEFRAFNTSTYPKFVSNWMTYNFKPLLMAQMLKEFPAVWWIDAHIGVVKPNIIGNLYEEIKTERLSDDYASVIAESLAPHSNFAVLNPKLLKFFPTSSLELLKQRTQVQAGLIFLARTRYTMKLFKWMVLCALTEDCMNPPGSQSICIFLHDWNKYYADCFRYDQSIINLLLVNDFTGIHKYYSEKLSSSFVRND
- the gtnt-45 gene encoding Glycosyltransferase family 92 protein (Partially confirmed by transcript evidence), coding for MEHEGLLGGFKNDEPKSANRNSRYQIVIAVLALLLISAWSQINNSKISTNDAYGIGGLLPDFISNLYADKQEDLLFAYKSSDCPYEEWNQLTTTELSRKKEIHDEYFRKMDFEHFHPFLYHTKPSAMSAFAHKDQIVVTLTSENMMHATMYCRYYDCRRREISVPFKSAIFHKSTVFCARRPNAKYIAISATANEIPEYSIPIVPRIEKPPHYFTVCMAPLYGDEAKFLQIVDFIEYHKLQGATFFHIYLRNVSDYDRMLLDEYVKTGDIEIIKMHDHFWRADYMWHDAQINDCHHRSKYFSKWTAFIDIDERLEMNGAQFKTVVDYLDTFHTASIANLHFRVKWVMKHNNTPERYENDKQLTSEMLFHKYQNLSRIGKVWQQPKCIIRPENVAFMTIHQPLTMYKGEKDTIVDENIGFIRHYRNIQQRVFRESPDGMVNAMMSHGPYSIQPIDQWIEKNLTENILSRVKLVYDIVDVTCDQKKKMYDVEQVTAPCTIGKQDLFTKQ